A window of the Mucilaginibacter sp. cycad4 genome harbors these coding sequences:
- a CDS encoding SusD/RagB family nutrient-binding outer membrane lipoprotein, producing the protein MKKNFRNIGFAFLLALSLGSCKKSIDEKFNNPEKTATVTIPYMFTGMLNNTRVRAEYWHYRTFVLTATSYFGQTSYLPNTNTVYQPNDGYMGNRWEDFYHPNGSANGVMALYRTMEVTYNQMSATDKATNDVIMNAARVTLYDQTSQMVDCWGDIPFSEAGSLETSATVKNPKFDDQIALYKSFIAGLDAASTYFKTATLSDQSSKAFTNQDILLGGSVDKWRRYTNSVRLRLLMRMSFYDEAGSKAEVAKMLADPTSYPLMDGGNSANYNPAATDALLTPLTNYTGSLQNALTEGNSNGAPDYMLNTVMLPANDPRIPVIFDKGVDLTDPNNPKPNKDYKAQVVTMPSEEGSRTFTQYSVVNPTTFLTNNKLPGIVMTAPEVNFLKAEAFERWGGGDPKVAYETAVSQSVYFYFYLNSLGTGVKPTLSAADINVFLLNNTTTVQGGPTVLYTGSQTEKLAKIWIQKWVHFGFMQGTQAWSEYRRTKYPKLTFPSTGKLANYTTPPTRLVYPSVETGFNTHYNDVKAKDTRTTKIFWDVK; encoded by the coding sequence ATGAAAAAGAATTTTAGAAATATAGGATTTGCGTTTTTGCTTGCTTTATCATTAGGCAGCTGCAAAAAAAGCATCGATGAAAAATTTAATAACCCCGAAAAAACGGCGACGGTGACTATTCCGTACATGTTTACCGGGATGTTAAATAATACAAGGGTAAGGGCCGAGTACTGGCATTACAGAACCTTTGTATTAACGGCTACGAGTTATTTTGGACAAACCTCTTATTTACCAAATACTAACACGGTATATCAGCCGAATGATGGCTATATGGGTAACCGCTGGGAGGATTTTTACCATCCAAATGGTTCGGCCAATGGCGTAATGGCTTTGTACCGCACCATGGAGGTTACTTATAACCAAATGTCGGCTACGGATAAGGCAACTAATGATGTGATCATGAATGCTGCCCGGGTAACTTTATACGATCAGACATCACAAATGGTTGATTGCTGGGGTGATATTCCGTTTAGTGAGGCAGGTAGCCTTGAAACAAGTGCAACGGTTAAAAATCCGAAATTTGACGATCAGATAGCTTTGTACAAAAGCTTCATTGCTGGTTTGGATGCTGCTTCTACTTATTTTAAAACAGCTACCTTATCAGACCAGTCAAGTAAGGCGTTTACCAATCAGGATATTTTATTAGGTGGTAGTGTGGATAAATGGAGAAGGTATACTAACTCTGTCCGCTTGCGGTTACTAATGCGTATGTCTTTTTATGATGAAGCAGGATCGAAGGCCGAAGTGGCTAAAATGCTGGCAGACCCAACATCATATCCGTTAATGGATGGCGGAAATTCTGCCAATTACAACCCTGCGGCAACTGATGCTTTACTGACACCGTTAACCAACTACACCGGATCATTGCAAAACGCGCTTACCGAGGGAAATAGCAATGGTGCGCCTGATTATATGTTAAATACTGTAATGTTGCCAGCTAATGACCCAAGGATACCTGTAATATTTGATAAGGGTGTAGACCTGACAGATCCTAACAACCCGAAACCGAACAAAGATTATAAGGCACAGGTAGTAACAATGCCAAGTGAAGAAGGCTCAAGAACGTTTACTCAATATTCAGTTGTTAACCCAACCACATTCTTAACCAACAATAAACTTCCTGGTATAGTGATGACCGCGCCCGAAGTTAACTTCCTGAAAGCTGAAGCCTTTGAGCGTTGGGGCGGCGGCGATCCGAAAGTGGCTTATGAAACAGCAGTAAGCCAGTCTGTTTATTTCTATTTTTATCTGAATAGTTTAGGTACCGGCGTTAAGCCAACGTTGAGCGCAGCAGATATAAATGTATTTCTTTTGAACAACACCACTACAGTTCAGGGCGGGCCAACAGTGCTATATACAGGTTCACAGACTGAAAAACTGGCAAAAATATGGATACAGAAATGGGTACATTTTGGCTTTATGCAAGGTACCCAGGCCTGGAGCGAGTACAGGCGTACAAAGTACCCTAAACTTACGTTCCCAAGCACAGGTAAATTGGCCAATTATACTACGCCGCCAACCCGCTTAGTATATCCAAGTGTAGAAACCGGCTTTAACACTCATTATAATGATGTAAAAGCAAAAGATACACGTACAACAAAGATCTTCTGGGATGTAAAATGA
- a CDS encoding DMT family transporter yields MKNSVLKGSVFIALGACSYGMLATFVKMAYHEGYSLAEVTVSQFGMGFIGLFVLSLFRKQKHVPVIKTSGTKGILKLIIAGISLGLTSVFFYQAVQYIPVSIGIVLLMQTVWISVILEMALHKKLPGLHKIISVFIILGGTILATDMLKQSGNINWKGFGWGMMAAISYTASMYSSNNIELGFPPLKRSLYMIMGGLFIIVCVFHSSLNSEFSYGIFLRWGLLLSLFGTIIPPLLFTRGMPLTGMGLGAIIASTEIPVSIIMASILLKESVSFLQWAGVILILFAVVLMNIGKSKKPHFVH; encoded by the coding sequence ATGAAAAACAGTGTGCTAAAAGGAAGCGTTTTTATTGCGCTTGGGGCCTGCAGCTATGGAATGCTGGCAACCTTTGTAAAAATGGCTTATCATGAAGGCTACAGTCTGGCAGAAGTCACCGTTTCGCAATTCGGCATGGGTTTTATCGGGTTGTTTGTTTTAAGCCTCTTCCGTAAACAGAAGCATGTGCCTGTAATAAAAACATCGGGCACAAAAGGTATATTGAAATTAATTATAGCAGGGATCTCGTTGGGTTTAACCAGTGTGTTCTTTTACCAGGCAGTTCAGTATATCCCGGTGAGTATTGGCATTGTGTTATTAATGCAAACCGTGTGGATCAGCGTGATCCTGGAGATGGCGCTGCATAAAAAGCTGCCCGGCTTGCATAAGATCATATCGGTTTTTATTATCCTGGGAGGAACGATCCTGGCCACAGATATGCTTAAACAATCAGGCAATATAAACTGGAAAGGGTTTGGCTGGGGCATGATGGCAGCTATTTCATACACGGCAAGTATGTACTCGTCAAATAACATTGAACTTGGTTTCCCCCCGTTAAAACGAAGCTTGTATATGATTATGGGGGGCTTATTTATAATTGTTTGTGTTTTTCATTCATCGTTAAATAGTGAGTTTTCATATGGGATATTTCTGCGCTGGGGCCTCCTGCTTTCCTTGTTCGGAACGATAATTCCTCCGCTGCTGTTTACAAGGGGGATGCCGCTAACGGGCATGGGGCTTGGAGCAATTATCGCATCTACCGAAATACCGGTTTCTATAATCATGGCAAGCATCCTGTTAAAAGAATCTGTAAGTTTTTTGCAGTGGGCAGGTGTTATCCTTATCCTGTTTGCGGTAGTATTAATGAATATTGGAAAAAGTAAGAAGCCGCATTTTGTACATTAA
- a CDS encoding ROK family protein, with the protein MFLKHIDLIKGLYYSKTASLNDLSIYTGRSIPYVTKGIAELMKLDIVKEVGIRASSGGRKPATYSLIADTGFIISVAMNQFLTRIVIVNMNNDFVGEVQEFELKLGDNKDAIHSLIACIKAVVVNSGLPQDKFLAIGITMPGFIDAFLGNNLSFLKAPEETLVTYITKQAKLPVFIENDSTAIALAEQKFGLPIARNNSMIINLGWGVGLGMIINKEIFKGHSGFAGEFSHLPLHKNGKLCSCGKQGCLETEASLLAIEAKAAEGLKQGEVSSLVKYDNVSADNIIAEALKGDAFAIKIIAEAAYFIGQGLAILLHLMNPESIILSGKGSVIGKLWLSPIQQAMNEHCIPRLTTYTQLAVSNLGNNAQLLGGVTTVIENLYKLSPQGNISEPA; encoded by the coding sequence ATGTTTCTTAAACATATTGACCTCATTAAAGGGCTGTATTACAGTAAAACAGCTTCCCTTAACGACCTGAGTATTTATACAGGCCGAAGCATTCCTTATGTGACCAAAGGGATAGCCGAATTGATGAAGTTAGATATTGTGAAGGAAGTAGGTATAAGGGCCTCAAGCGGCGGCAGAAAACCCGCAACTTATTCATTGATAGCTGATACCGGCTTTATCATTTCGGTAGCTATGAACCAGTTTCTGACAAGGATTGTAATTGTCAATATGAATAATGATTTTGTGGGAGAAGTGCAGGAGTTTGAGTTAAAACTGGGCGATAACAAGGATGCAATCCATTCATTAATAGCCTGTATTAAAGCCGTAGTTGTTAATTCAGGATTACCGCAAGATAAATTTTTAGCTATAGGGATTACCATGCCCGGGTTTATTGACGCGTTTTTAGGGAATAACCTGAGTTTTCTTAAGGCCCCGGAAGAAACATTGGTAACCTACATTACCAAACAGGCAAAATTACCGGTATTTATTGAAAACGATTCGACGGCTATAGCGCTGGCCGAGCAAAAATTTGGGCTTCCCATTGCCCGCAATAACTCCATGATCATTAACCTGGGTTGGGGCGTTGGTTTGGGGATGATCATCAATAAAGAGATATTTAAAGGGCACAGCGGTTTTGCGGGAGAGTTTAGCCATTTGCCTCTTCATAAAAATGGAAAACTATGCTCATGCGGTAAGCAGGGCTGCCTGGAAACAGAAGCTTCTTTGCTGGCTATTGAAGCTAAAGCTGCTGAAGGCCTGAAACAGGGGGAAGTTAGCAGCCTGGTAAAATATGATAATGTATCGGCAGATAATATCATTGCCGAAGCGCTTAAAGGTGATGCCTTTGCAATAAAAATCATTGCCGAGGCAGCTTATTTTATTGGTCAGGGCCTGGCCATATTGCTGCATTTAATGAATCCCGAAAGCATCATTTTAAGCGGGAAGGGGAGCGTTATCGGTAAATTATGGCTTAGTCCTATCCAGCAGGCCATGAATGAGCATTGCATACCCCGCTTAACAACTTACACCCAATTAGCAGTTTCAAACCTCGGTAACAACGCGCAATTATTAGGAGGCGTAACCACGGTGATTGAAAATCTATATAAACTTAGTCCGCAGGGCAATATTTCCGAGCCTGCATAA
- a CDS encoding alginate lyase family protein produces MNSKPKTTFATLLGLALFVALFFSYCTKKQVSPAAASNDAASPALKTQATGFIHPGILNTQQTLDYVGQQANSNDANRLAAYQFVLNYCNNHSPSGAYKATVQVAGGVTTPDEIAFKGDALLSYALALRWAKTGTASYATTVKQILDGWASHFQNFSVTGSQPNQASLEASWAAPTFAAAAEIIKYYIPASGVGGGWTTAENTQFVNFLNNMKDNYINNVPNFNNNWNVSAGYAKMAIGVFEDSQTVYQNGITAVKTVLPNVIASDGSMNGEICGSHNDYVHYQYSLTGLSYAANIAGIQGDLSIYSASSSRLLTGFNYQYKLMHGTVSPPCSPNGNVNNPIWPGIEVANRHYGTTETSYIASNYVCDSNGLPNGDIGFLCWTNYTHNNVPTTF; encoded by the coding sequence ATGAACAGCAAACCAAAAACTACCTTTGCAACCCTATTGGGCCTCGCCCTTTTTGTGGCCTTATTTTTTTCTTATTGCACAAAAAAACAAGTCTCGCCGGCGGCGGCAAGCAATGATGCCGCCTCACCGGCATTAAAAACCCAGGCTACCGGCTTTATCCATCCCGGGATCCTCAACACGCAGCAAACGCTTGACTATGTGGGCCAACAGGCTAATTCAAATGATGCTAACCGACTGGCAGCCTATCAGTTTGTACTCAACTATTGTAACAATCATAGTCCCAGCGGTGCCTACAAGGCCACTGTGCAGGTAGCCGGCGGCGTTACAACACCCGACGAAATTGCTTTTAAAGGCGATGCCCTGCTGAGCTATGCCCTGGCACTGCGCTGGGCTAAAACCGGCACCGCATCATATGCAACTACCGTAAAACAAATTCTTGACGGCTGGGCCAGTCATTTTCAAAACTTCAGCGTAACCGGCTCTCAGCCCAACCAGGCTTCGCTTGAGGCTTCATGGGCCGCCCCTACTTTTGCCGCAGCTGCCGAAATTATCAAATACTACATACCGGCCAGCGGTGTTGGCGGCGGCTGGACGACTGCCGAAAATACCCAGTTTGTAAACTTTCTGAACAATATGAAAGACAATTACATCAACAACGTACCCAATTTCAACAACAACTGGAACGTATCTGCGGGCTACGCTAAAATGGCTATCGGTGTATTTGAAGACAGTCAAACTGTATACCAAAACGGCATTACTGCTGTAAAAACTGTGTTGCCTAATGTAATTGCATCAGACGGCTCAATGAACGGCGAGATCTGCGGTTCGCATAATGACTATGTGCATTATCAGTACTCCCTTACCGGTTTGAGTTATGCCGCTAATATTGCCGGTATCCAGGGGGATCTGTCTATCTACTCGGCAAGCAGCAGCCGCTTATTAACCGGATTTAATTACCAGTACAAGTTAATGCACGGCACCGTATCTCCGCCTTGCTCTCCCAATGGTAATGTTAACAACCCTATCTGGCCGGGTATTGAAGTGGCCAACCGTCATTACGGGACTACCGAAACCAGCTACATAGCCAGCAATTATGTGTGCGACAGTAATGGTTTGCCCAATGGCGATATCGGTTTCCTCTGCTGGACAAACTATACCCATAACAACGTGCCTACCACTTTTTAA
- a CDS encoding alpha-L-fucosidase — translation MRRNLSHLFLVFFTMLYTGYAQAQHRVNPDEIKEKMQWFADTKLGIFIHYGIYSVKGIDESWSFHNKKISYPDYMSQLKGFTANQYKPDELAELIKESGARYAVMTTKHHDGVALWNSKYGPLNVVQKTPAKKDLLKPLYDALRIRGIKVGAYFSLIDWSHADYPGFLKDSSRYQVNSQPAKWAKYLTFMNGQLDELAKQYNPDLWWFDGDWEHNAEEWKASAVRQKLLSYNPNVIINGRLQGFGDYDTPEQNFPVSRPNYKWWELCMTINDNWGYQPQDTNFKTPYEIISIFIDAVSYGGNLLLDIGPKGDGSIPQQEVNMLKELGAWNKKNSEGVFNTIAGMPQGHYYGASTLSKDSTTVYLFVPAKTSAPVLVKGLKNNIKKISVLGSNTPLTYKIVGKISWSAVPGLLYISVPENQQDKYMSVIKIDLNGKLDLYHGKGGFLTNE, via the coding sequence ATGAGAAGAAATCTATCACACCTTTTCCTGGTATTTTTTACCATGTTATACACTGGTTACGCACAGGCGCAACACCGTGTAAATCCTGACGAGATCAAAGAAAAAATGCAATGGTTTGCCGATACCAAGCTGGGCATATTTATTCATTACGGCATTTATTCTGTAAAAGGGATAGATGAAAGCTGGAGTTTTCATAATAAAAAGATCAGCTATCCGGATTATATGAGCCAGCTAAAAGGCTTTACGGCAAATCAATATAAACCAGATGAACTGGCAGAACTGATTAAAGAAAGCGGTGCCCGCTATGCGGTGATGACTACCAAACACCATGATGGTGTGGCTTTATGGAACAGCAAATACGGTCCGCTGAATGTAGTACAAAAAACTCCTGCCAAAAAAGACCTGCTAAAACCATTGTATGACGCGTTGCGCATACGCGGTATAAAAGTAGGGGCATACTTTTCGCTGATAGATTGGAGCCATGCCGATTATCCGGGCTTTTTGAAAGATAGCAGCCGGTACCAGGTTAACTCCCAACCAGCAAAATGGGCTAAATATTTAACCTTTATGAACGGTCAGCTGGATGAGCTTGCAAAACAATACAACCCCGATCTCTGGTGGTTTGACGGCGACTGGGAACACAATGCCGAGGAATGGAAAGCATCGGCTGTACGGCAAAAACTGTTAAGCTATAATCCCAACGTCATCATCAACGGACGCTTGCAGGGTTTTGGCGATTACGACACGCCCGAGCAAAACTTCCCGGTATCGAGGCCTAATTATAAATGGTGGGAGCTTTGCATGACCATCAACGATAACTGGGGATATCAGCCACAGGACACCAATTTTAAAACCCCTTATGAGATCATCAGCATTTTTATCGATGCCGTAAGCTACGGTGGAAATTTACTATTGGATATTGGGCCCAAAGGAGATGGCAGCATTCCGCAGCAAGAGGTGAACATGCTTAAAGAATTGGGTGCATGGAACAAAAAAAACAGCGAGGGGGTTTTTAATACCATAGCAGGCATGCCACAGGGACATTATTATGGCGCAAGCACCCTGTCGAAAGATTCAACCACGGTATACCTGTTTGTTCCGGCTAAAACAAGCGCTCCGGTATTGGTGAAAGGCTTAAAAAACAATATCAAAAAAATCAGTGTTCTTGGGAGCAACACACCACTAACCTATAAAATCGTCGGCAAAATTTCCTGGAGTGCCGTACCGGGATTGTTGTATATTTCCGTTCCTGAAAACCAGCAGGATAAATACATGTCTGTAATAAAAATTGACCTTAACGGAAAACTTGACCTCTACCATGGTAAAGGAGGGTTTCTTACCAATGAGTAG
- a CDS encoding SusC/RagA family TonB-linked outer membrane protein, with protein sequence MQQFYLNLKRWVVLLLPLFISANLFAQTNVTGVVRDDAGPLPGVTVLVVGTTTGVQTNINGAYSIKVAKGAVLKFSSVGYTPKEVTVGDNAVINVTLAAGKGELNEVVVTSFGIKRQEKSLGYATTTITAKQLTEAGNTNFASALYGKAPGVKITTAPGGSSSAVNVQIRGINSLNYNTQPLYVVDGVIIRNNSEAGAGGSNNDGYWSDQRIRGNGILDINPQDIETLTVLKGASATALYGSDAMSGAIVITTKKGSKSRGLGVDFNYVGTAEQVAFTPNFQNVYGPGYDRATNLAGGFTEDGWLADTNSPTGYRPRFSSYAQFGPKMEGQKIRWWDGEIRDYSPQPNNYKDLFQTGYSSNANIAISNQTDNVNYRLSATRLDYTGIQRGQKQQKNSFNLNTTVKLSNKISADIVASYVNTLTHNRPYQLGRVLANFGGFLNRSEKADVLLDNYQTSAGYKYVTLANAVRNPAEAFKYNMSGADIMDFFWTQLKNSEDENENRLITSATLNWDVLKNVKFRGRIGSDYTGRNTESQQYNEYPIAFNAPSSTGYYGVTKGQYSVTYGDLLLTYSPKLTKDLSMSVSGGYTSRSETYRDQSSGTNGGLVTENFFSISNSYGVANTSATRGFLKSQAVFGILNFNYKNYLFLEGTARNESASTLPTQNNTYFYPSVNAGFVFTDAFQMPEFISYGKLRASYGVVGNKAPRYVPNVLYNQSSLQTQNGSVTQLTFDATYGNLQLKPEMKYEQEYGLEARFLKDRIGFDFTYYNNQVKNVIMALNVAPSTGGGSLLANAATLHSNGLEVGFNGKPIVGKFNWDVRLNFAVNHSRVNNLAPGFDRLTFYTGDQSALLVVAQPNQPIGNILVYPIAKDANGNKIVNSDGLYTIDKSKYVNAGNIQPKIVGGIANTFNYKGFSLDVLVDYRFGGKMVSNPLKYGTAAGMYESTLQYRDAAHGGLAYYIDGSGGKHLGTAPSGGKTYNDGVILEGVNESGQKNSTIVDAASYYLNTYDWGENSVNENAVFKNNYVKLREVVLGYRLPASVSKALHLNNLRFSLVGRNLLYVYRTLKNLDPEAPIGDKWYRQGVDEGSSPATRSFGFSLNANF encoded by the coding sequence ATGCAACAATTTTATCTAAACTTGAAAAGGTGGGTGGTCCTGCTACTGCCCCTTTTTATCTCGGCAAATTTATTTGCCCAAACCAATGTTACGGGAGTGGTGCGCGATGACGCCGGTCCATTACCGGGTGTAACCGTGTTAGTTGTGGGCACAACAACCGGTGTACAAACCAATATTAATGGTGCATACAGCATTAAAGTGGCTAAAGGTGCAGTGCTTAAATTTTCATCTGTAGGCTACACCCCAAAAGAAGTTACCGTTGGCGACAATGCTGTGATCAACGTAACACTGGCTGCGGGCAAAGGCGAATTAAATGAAGTAGTAGTTACCTCATTCGGTATCAAACGCCAGGAAAAATCCCTGGGTTATGCCACTACTACAATTACGGCAAAGCAGTTAACCGAGGCTGGTAATACCAACTTTGCTTCGGCATTGTACGGTAAAGCTCCTGGTGTTAAAATTACTACTGCTCCGGGTGGTTCAAGCAGTGCGGTAAACGTACAGATCCGCGGTATCAACTCGCTTAACTACAACACTCAACCCCTGTATGTTGTAGACGGTGTTATTATCCGTAATAATAGTGAAGCTGGTGCCGGTGGTTCAAACAACGATGGGTACTGGTCTGATCAGCGGATCAGAGGTAACGGGATCCTGGATATCAACCCACAGGATATCGAAACGCTTACGGTGTTAAAAGGTGCAAGTGCAACAGCTCTTTACGGATCTGACGCTATGAGCGGTGCTATTGTTATCACCACCAAAAAAGGCTCAAAATCAAGAGGGCTCGGTGTTGATTTCAACTATGTAGGTACTGCCGAGCAGGTTGCCTTTACACCAAATTTTCAAAACGTTTACGGTCCTGGTTATGACCGTGCTACCAATCTTGCAGGTGGTTTTACCGAAGATGGCTGGTTAGCTGATACTAATTCGCCTACAGGTTACAGGCCGCGTTTTAGCTCATATGCACAATTCGGCCCTAAAATGGAAGGTCAGAAAATCAGGTGGTGGGATGGCGAGATCAGGGATTACAGCCCACAGCCTAATAATTACAAGGACTTGTTTCAAACAGGTTATAGCTCAAACGCCAACATCGCTATATCAAACCAAACGGATAATGTTAACTACCGTTTGTCTGCAACCCGTTTGGATTATACAGGTATTCAGCGCGGTCAAAAACAACAAAAAAACTCTTTTAACTTAAATACCACTGTTAAGTTAAGCAACAAAATCAGCGCGGATATCGTTGCGAGCTACGTAAATACCTTAACCCATAACCGTCCGTATCAGCTTGGTCGTGTTTTAGCCAACTTTGGTGGCTTCTTAAATCGTTCGGAAAAAGCAGATGTATTGCTTGATAATTATCAAACATCAGCAGGTTATAAATACGTAACGCTTGCCAATGCGGTCAGGAACCCAGCCGAGGCTTTCAAATACAACATGAGCGGTGCGGATATTATGGACTTTTTCTGGACTCAATTAAAGAACAGCGAAGATGAAAACGAAAACCGATTGATCACCAGCGCTACTTTAAACTGGGATGTACTTAAAAATGTAAAGTTCCGTGGACGTATCGGCAGTGATTATACCGGCCGCAATACCGAGTCACAACAGTACAACGAATATCCTATAGCTTTTAACGCCCCGTCAAGCACAGGTTATTATGGTGTTACCAAAGGACAGTATTCTGTTACTTACGGTGACTTATTGTTAACCTATTCGCCAAAATTGACCAAAGATCTGAGTATGTCTGTTAGCGGTGGTTATACTTCACGCAGCGAAACTTACCGCGATCAATCATCAGGTACTAATGGTGGTTTGGTTACCGAAAATTTCTTTTCTATATCTAACTCATACGGTGTGGCAAATACAAGCGCTACCCGTGGTTTCCTGAAAAGCCAGGCCGTTTTCGGAATCTTGAACTTTAACTACAAAAACTATTTATTTTTAGAAGGTACTGCACGTAATGAATCGGCTTCAACGCTTCCTACGCAAAACAATACCTATTTTTATCCATCAGTAAATGCGGGTTTTGTGTTTACAGATGCATTTCAAATGCCTGAATTTATCAGCTATGGAAAATTAAGGGCATCATACGGTGTGGTTGGTAATAAAGCACCAAGATATGTTCCTAACGTATTGTACAACCAATCGTCGTTACAAACACAAAATGGCTCTGTTACTCAGCTTACTTTTGATGCTACCTATGGCAATCTGCAGTTAAAGCCCGAAATGAAATATGAGCAGGAATACGGCCTGGAGGCCCGTTTTCTGAAAGACCGTATAGGTTTCGATTTCACTTACTATAACAACCAGGTTAAAAACGTAATTATGGCCTTGAATGTTGCACCATCAACGGGTGGCGGCAGCTTACTTGCTAATGCCGCTACTTTACACAGCAATGGTTTAGAGGTTGGTTTCAACGGCAAGCCAATTGTTGGTAAATTTAACTGGGATGTGCGTTTAAATTTTGCTGTTAACCATTCAAGAGTAAACAACCTGGCGCCAGGTTTTGACAGGCTTACTTTCTACACCGGCGATCAATCTGCATTATTGGTTGTGGCCCAGCCTAACCAGCCTATAGGTAATATATTGGTTTACCCAATAGCTAAAGACGCTAATGGCAACAAGATTGTAAACAGCGATGGTTTATACACTATTGATAAATCAAAATATGTGAACGCGGGTAATATACAACCTAAAATTGTAGGTGGTATTGCCAATACTTTCAACTACAAAGGCTTCTCTCTTGATGTATTGGTTGATTACCGTTTTGGCGGTAAAATGGTATCAAACCCATTAAAGTATGGTACCGCCGCAGGTATGTACGAAAGCACTTTACAGTATCGTGATGCAGCTCATGGTGGCTTAGCTTATTATATTGATGGCAGTGGCGGCAAGCATTTAGGAACTGCACCAAGCGGAGGAAAAACCTACAACGATGGTGTTATATTGGAAGGCGTAAATGAAAGCGGACAGAAAAACAGCACTATTGTTGATGCGGCTTCTTACTACCTGAATACTTATGATTGGGGCGAAAACTCTGTAAACGAAAACGCTGTATTTAAAAACAACTACGTGAAATTGCGTGAAGTAGTACTTGGATACAGGTTGCCGGCAAGCGTAAGCAAAGCGTTGCACCTGAACAATTTAAGGTTCTCTTTAGTAGGAAGAAACCTATTGTATGTATACCGCACACTTAAAAATCTTGACCCGGAAGCTCCTATTGGCGACAAATGGTACAGGCAAGGTGTGGATGAAGGTTCATCACCTGCCACCAGGAGTTTTGGATTCTCATTAAACGCGAATTTTTAA